From Merismopedia glauca CCAP 1448/3, a single genomic window includes:
- a CDS encoding response regulator — protein sequence MNTQTSLKAFQFQPHELPQKLLQHSEPSQNGYWEFRLRDTDTVLYLAIACNRVVFAGNRRLSWSALLQGLQRYVTLLRTPASREAIAALEKNTEHETLSKTLHILENTIKLSHQLVIDALQSQILMVCDQIWEGAGFASFIPDLEPLMQTPISGMSLESLVTHTHTRHQDWSLLKAVIPSMEAIPILNPTALAKSNLSPEQKQQIEKLTGLGKSLNTVAQITAKDPLVTAKTFANLVRSGLVSLQIPSELAPKKASQPELFIVDDSPIFLQQFRSLVSSWGYKVNVCSTTETAVETAILLQPDVIFLDINMPGLSGFDLIKAMRREAQLTQKKLVLLTAENSLSNQWRAKWGNCKFLAKPRTPEDIQSFQVELKQLLNEKVTLAA from the coding sequence ATGAATACACAAACGTCACTGAAAGCTTTTCAATTTCAGCCTCACGAACTGCCTCAAAAACTTCTGCAACATTCTGAACCATCCCAAAATGGTTACTGGGAATTTCGCCTTAGAGATACGGATACCGTGCTTTACCTGGCGATCGCTTGCAATCGAGTGGTTTTTGCTGGCAACCGACGGCTGAGTTGGTCTGCTTTACTGCAAGGGTTACAGCGCTATGTTACTCTCTTACGGACTCCCGCTAGTAGAGAAGCGATCGCTGCTCTAGAGAAAAATACTGAGCATGAAACTCTCAGCAAAACCCTCCATATACTGGAAAACACGATTAAATTATCTCATCAGTTGGTCATTGATGCCCTTCAGAGCCAAATTCTGATGGTGTGCGACCAAATATGGGAAGGAGCAGGATTTGCCAGCTTTATCCCTGACTTAGAGCCACTCATGCAAACCCCCATTTCTGGGATGAGTCTTGAGAGTCTGGTCACTCATACGCACACTCGCCATCAAGATTGGAGTCTGTTAAAAGCTGTCATTCCCTCGATGGAAGCTATTCCCATTTTAAACCCAACCGCTTTAGCCAAATCCAATCTTTCCCCAGAACAAAAACAGCAAATTGAGAAGCTGACAGGACTTGGAAAATCTTTGAACACTGTGGCACAAATAACAGCGAAAGATCCCCTAGTCACTGCCAAAACTTTTGCTAATTTGGTGCGATCTGGATTGGTTTCTCTGCAAATCCCCAGTGAATTGGCTCCGAAAAAGGCATCCCAGCCAGAGCTTTTTATCGTTGATGACTCACCGATATTCTTACAACAGTTTCGATCGCTAGTCAGCAGTTGGGGTTATAAGGTTAATGTTTGCAGTACCACCGAGACTGCTGTGGAAACGGCAATACTTTTACAGCCAGATGTGATTTTCCTAGATATCAATATGCCTGGTCTGTCTGGCTTCGATCTCATCAAAGCTATGCGTCGTGAGGCCCAATTAACCCAGAAAAAACTCGTACTCCTGACTGCGGAAAATTCCCTCTCAAACCAATGGCGAGCCAAGTGGGGCAATTGTAAGTTTCTCGCGAAACCCCGTACTCCAGAAGATATTCAATCATTCCAAGTTGAATTAAAACAGCTATTAAACGAAAAAGTGACTTTAGCTGCGTGA